The following are encoded in a window of Bos indicus isolate NIAB-ARS_2022 breed Sahiwal x Tharparkar chromosome 21, NIAB-ARS_B.indTharparkar_mat_pri_1.0, whole genome shotgun sequence genomic DNA:
- the LOC109575337 gene encoding serpin A3-5, whose protein sequence is MRAERTSFLLALGLLMAGIRSVHCLPENVVVKDQRRRVDSHTLASSNTDFAFSLYKQLALKNPNKNVMFSPLSVSMALAFLSLGARGPTLTEILEGLKFNLTEIQETQIHQGFQHLLQALNRPSNQLQLSVGNAMFVQEELKLLDKFIEDARVLYSSEAFPTNFGDPEAAKSLINDYVKKKTQGKIEELFKDLSPRTVLVLVNYIYFKAQWKTRFDPKHTEQAEFHVSKNKTVEVPMMTLDLETPYFRDKELGCMLVELTYSSNDSALFILPDEGKMQDLEAKLTPETLTRWRNSLQPRRIHELYLPKFSIKSNYELNDTLSQMGIKKIFTDADLSGITGTADLVVSQVVHGTALDVDEEGTEGAAATGIGIEKLSFQKTTVRFDRPFLIAIALKDTQSIIFLGKVTNPSQA, encoded by the exons ATGAGGGCAGAGAGAACTTCCTTCCTCCTGGCCCTGGGGCTCCTGATGGCTGGGATCCGCAGTGTCCACTGCCTCCCAGAGAATGTGGTGGTGAAGGACCAGCGCAGAAGGGTGGATAGCCACACGTTAGCCTCCAGCAACACCGACTTCGCCTTCAGCCTCTACAAGCAGTTGGCTTTGAAGAACCCCAATAAGAATGTCATGTTCTCCCCGCTGAGTGTCTCCATGGCCTTGGCCTTCCTGTCTCTGGGGGCCCGTGGCCCCACCCTGACAGAGATCCTGGAAGGCCTCAAGTTCAACCTCACGGAGATCCAGGAGACACAGATCCACCAGGGCTTCCAGCACCTCCTGCAGGCGCTCAATCGACCCAGCAACCAGCTGCAGCTGAGCGTGGGCAACGCCATGTTTGTGCAGGAGGAGCTGAAGCTGCTGGACAAGTTCATAGAAGATGCCCGTGTGCTGTACTCCTCCGAGGCCTTCCCGACCAACTTCGGGGATCCTGAAGCTGCCAAGAGTCTAATAAATGACTATGTGAAGAAAAAAACCCAGGGGAAAATTGAGGAGCTGTTCAAGGACCTTTCCCCAAGAACGGTGTTGGTCCTGGTGAACTACATCTACTTTAAAG CCCAGTGGAAGACCCGCTTTGACCCCAAACACACTGAGCAGGCAGAGTTCCACGTGAGCAAGAACAAGACGGTGGAGGTGCCCATGATGACCCTTGACCTGGAAACCCCTTACTTCCGGGACAAGGAGCTGGGCTGCATGCTGGTGGAGCTCACGTACAGTAGCAACGACAGCGCCCTCTTCATCCTCCCTGACGAGGGCAAAATGCAGGACCTGGAAGCCAAGCTGACCCCGGAGACGCTGACGAGGTGGCGAAACTCCCTGCAGCCCAG ACGAATACATGAACTCTACCTGCCAAAATTTTCCATCAAAAGCAACTATGAACTGAATGACACCCTCTCCCAGATGGGCATTAAGAAAATATTCACCGACGCTGACCTGTCAGGAATCACAGGGACCGCGGACCTGGTAGTCTCCCAG GTGGTCCACGGTACTGCGCTGGACGTGGACGAGGAGGGCACGGAAGGAGCTGCTGCCACGGGAATCGGCATAGAAAAACTGTCCTTTCAGAAAACCACTGTGCGTTTCGACAGGCCCTTCCTGATTGCCATAGCTCTCAAAGACACccagagcatcatctttttgggGAAAGTCACAAACCCCAGTCAAGCCTAG